A part of Hydrogenobacter sp. T-8 genomic DNA contains:
- a CDS encoding glycosyltransferase family 4 protein, whose protein sequence is MKIAWLNGNPNPNFGGTEIHTVEMVKELLRRDVDLFLVCAKDSFVDKHLREVRKYYISFPNSLAVINTIRLARVLKKEKVDVIIANNGKEYPNALYAGKYAGAKVAFFRHMERMKQWMVRKFVFPYVDMFFAVSERVKSNLISEGVRRERIKVIYNLVDEERFTYVKKAEKPINLLFVGKLDEGKGVFDFVKAFLELTKEREDIHAYVVGDGSARTELERFIQLNYLSEKLFLVGYTAEVEKYYKLAHVCVIPSKYTEAFPRVAVEALACGCALVVSHVGGIKEAVQEGVNGYVFKAGDTQDLVCKIKATLEKWQSFSFQSFRIYREKFSREKITEEFLKALYELTTR, encoded by the coding sequence ATGAAAATAGCCTGGCTTAACGGCAACCCAAACCCAAACTTTGGAGGCACAGAGATACATACTGTTGAGATGGTTAAGGAACTGCTAAGAAGGGATGTAGATTTATTCCTTGTATGTGCAAAAGATTCCTTTGTGGACAAACATCTAAGGGAAGTCAGAAAATATTACATTTCCTTTCCCAATAGCCTCGCGGTAATTAACACCATAAGATTAGCAAGGGTCCTGAAAAAAGAAAAGGTTGACGTAATAATAGCAAACAATGGAAAGGAATACCCAAACGCATTGTATGCTGGTAAATATGCAGGAGCAAAGGTTGCCTTCTTTAGACATATGGAAAGAATGAAACAGTGGATGGTAAGGAAGTTTGTTTTTCCTTATGTGGACATGTTTTTTGCGGTAAGTGAACGCGTTAAAAGTAATCTCATATCAGAGGGCGTGAGAAGGGAAAGGATAAAAGTTATCTACAATTTAGTGGATGAGGAAAGGTTTACATACGTAAAAAAAGCTGAAAAGCCCATAAACCTTCTTTTTGTGGGGAAGTTAGATGAGGGTAAGGGAGTTTTTGACTTTGTTAAAGCCTTTCTTGAATTGACAAAGGAAAGAGAGGATATACATGCCTATGTGGTTGGTGATGGTTCTGCAAGGACAGAGCTTGAGAGGTTCATTCAGCTAAACTATCTATCAGAAAAACTCTTTTTAGTAGGATACACCGCTGAAGTTGAAAAGTATTATAAGCTAGCCCATGTATGTGTAATACCCTCAAAATACACAGAAGCCTTCCCAAGAGTTGCGGTAGAAGCACTTGCCTGCGGTTGTGCCTTGGTAGTCTCCCATGTAGGAGGTATAAAGGAAGCAGTTCAAGAAGGCGTAAATGGATATGTTTTTAAAGCAGGTGATACTCAAGACCTCGTTTGTAAAATTAAAGCTACTTTGGAAAAATGGCAGAGCTTTTCTTTTCAATCCTTTAGGATATACAGAGAAAAGTTCTCTCGGGAAAAAATCACTGAAGAGTTTTTAAAAGCTTTGTATGAGCTTACTACACGTTAA
- a CDS encoding Hsp33 family molecular chaperone HslO: MYRDLDAQTREDLRLYFQDRDYMVVSVPKDELIRVYTLQANHAVAVAKRIHNLEGQRAELMGYAIMSALLLTSLVKHATEQKVLFKVQTDSGVVVSEADGKGRVRGFIEGDPQEGWVSGVLTVVKELRLGVPYTSIVPVVGRNLKEALSFYFEQSEQTKTYLDMHLEFTSAGAQAKAYLVQVLSGVSQRSIDLIEENLRNLSFLGKRPEEIAIEILKDMEPRLIGLKEVEYYCPCSEEIARSSLMLLQEEELQDILNEGPAEVVCKFCKRVYRFSREQLML, translated from the coding sequence ATGTATAGAGACCTTGACGCACAGACCAGAGAAGACCTAAGGCTCTATTTTCAAGACAGGGACTATATGGTAGTCTCTGTGCCAAAGGATGAGCTTATAAGGGTTTATACCCTGCAGGCAAACCATGCAGTGGCGGTTGCCAAGAGAATACATAACTTGGAAGGTCAAAGGGCGGAGCTTATGGGCTATGCCATAATGTCCGCTTTGCTTTTGACATCCCTTGTAAAACATGCAACAGAGCAAAAGGTGCTTTTTAAGGTGCAAACAGATTCTGGAGTTGTAGTCTCAGAGGCGGACGGAAAGGGAAGGGTGAGAGGTTTTATAGAAGGCGACCCACAAGAAGGTTGGGTCTCTGGAGTTTTAACCGTAGTAAAAGAGCTAAGGCTTGGCGTGCCTTACACGAGCATAGTCCCAGTGGTGGGTAGAAACCTAAAGGAGGCACTTTCCTTTTACTTTGAGCAATCAGAACAAACAAAAACCTATTTGGATATGCACTTGGAATTTACCTCAGCAGGAGCTCAGGCAAAGGCTTATCTTGTGCAAGTGCTTTCTGGAGTTTCTCAAAGAAGCATTGACCTTATAGAGGAAAACCTAAGAAACCTCTCCTTTTTAGGCAAAAGACCAGAGGAAATTGCAATTGAAATACTCAAGGATATGGAACCAAGGCTCATAGGTCTCAAGGAGGTGGAATACTACTGCCCCTGCAGTGAGGAGATAGCCCGCTCAAGCCTAATGCTTTTGCAAGAGGAGGAGCTCCAAGATATACTAAACGAGGGTCCTGCGGAGGTGGTCTGTAAGTTCTGCAAGAGGGTCTACCGCTTTAGCAGGGAACAGCTTATGCTATAA
- a CDS encoding polysaccharide deacetylase family protein — MGVKILTYHNVGKPPKEARLKTLFVSKEQLSRQVRLLKLLGFSFLRTQDLIPNRSTSRGVLLTFDDAYMDFWYLALPIFIEHYLRCLIFVPVGLVGEYNRWDYEKLRIKKPIMDWGKIKELHHLGFEIGSHSLTHPYLSKIDPKQAWEEIYTSKAILEDKLGSEITAFCYPYGDYDERIRDLVQKAGYKLAFTTKHGRFEDSENLFELRRITVFGNDFLPKFLLKIL, encoded by the coding sequence GTGGGTGTGAAAATACTAACCTATCATAATGTGGGCAAGCCTCCAAAAGAGGCAAGGCTAAAGACTCTTTTTGTAAGCAAAGAACAATTGAGCAGACAGGTGCGTTTGCTTAAGCTCTTAGGCTTTAGCTTTTTAAGGACTCAAGACCTAATACCCAATAGAAGCACTTCAAGAGGCGTTTTGCTTACCTTTGATGATGCCTATATGGACTTTTGGTATTTAGCCTTGCCTATTTTCATAGAACATTACCTCAGATGTCTTATCTTTGTCCCTGTTGGGCTTGTGGGCGAATATAACCGCTGGGACTACGAAAAGCTAAGGATAAAAAAACCTATAATGGACTGGGGTAAGATAAAGGAACTTCATCATCTTGGCTTTGAAATAGGCTCTCATAGCTTGACCCATCCCTATCTGTCCAAGATAGACCCAAAACAAGCATGGGAAGAGATATACACCTCAAAGGCTATCTTAGAAGACAAGCTTGGCTCAGAGATAACCGCTTTTTGCTATCCTTATGGGGATTACGATGAAAGGATAAGAGACTTAGTTCAAAAGGCTGGCTATAAGTTAGCCTTTACCACAAAGCATGGTAGGTTTGAAGACAGTGAAAACCTTTTTGAGCTAAGACGCATAACTGTCTTTGGCAACGATTTTCTACCAAAGTTTTTGCTAAAGATACTATGA